The nucleotide window AAAAGTTTGATGGGCCGCGGTGTAAGACTAGCATAGAGAGTGTGTGAGCCATGGTTTGGGAAGTAAAAAGTAGATGACCTACGCAGAAAGCAACCCAACAGGGCCGGCCACACACTCTCCCCCTAACTCAAAGTACTTGAAACATCCTTCTCTTAAGATGGCAAGATCCGGTTCTGAGATAAAAGTTAGTTTTCAAGGAATACAAGACGTATAGATGTAACGTACTGTCTGAACCACCGAACAAGCTGTAAAGAGCCATAGAAAGCACATTTACAACACCGCTTAGATTTTTTCTCTCCCAGAACCACTCCCTCAGCCTCTCCGCAATCTTGCCCCAATCCTCCAACCCCTCTCTGCCTGGGGCTaatccttcttcccaaGGTTTTCGCCTTAACTTGCCGCCAGGTTTCAAATATTCTGTCAAGAGAACAGCATCGTTGAACGCAACAGTCATACCACCGCCAGTAAGAGGATGACGCATGTTGTAGGCGTCACCAACGAGGATGGCGCCTTGAAGATTGGAGGGAAGACCCTGAATGGACGGAGGAAGGTAGGAGTTGGGCATGGAACGGAGACGTTGAGTGGAGAGAGCGTTGAGGAGAGGGGATCGAAGTGAGGCAGGAATGTGCGGGAGATAATTATCAATTAAATGTTGCTATAAAAGTACCAGTGTGAATTTGTGAATTTCGCTGTATATGTAAACTTCAAACGCACCTTGAGAGAACCGTCGCCTACACTAGGCAGCTTGCCCTTGACATCCACGAGCATTCTCACCTCGCCCTTTTCATTCCCAATCTGATAAAGCAAGACAGGCCCATTTGGTGTAAGACAGACAGTACCATAGTGCTTCATTGGCAGTTCACAGTTCTGGAGGATAAGTCCAACAAAGTGCGATCTGGTATCAGGTATTCGGGTACGAAGAGCGGGATGGAGTCGGAATTTAGAAAAACAGCCATCGGCGATGACAGTTAGGGGGGCATAGAATTTGCGGATGGTGGGTTCTTTCCCTCCAGGTCCAGATTTGAATGAAGCGGAAACTCCGATCACTTGGTTGGTGTGTTCGCAGAACAGCAAGTCTTTGACGGTCGCTTCGACGACTGTAACGTTGGGCGCCTGATGGATACACTTGCGTCGGAGAGCAGAAATCAGTCGCCCATGATGGAATGAACGACCTTCTTTGAGCCCAGAAATACTGGCTACATGCCAGTTCTTCCCGCTCGCCTTTTCATCGCTAAGTTTGCAGTGACCATTCTCATCTATTCGAGGATAGTTCACCCCGACTTTTTCCTCGCCATTCACCACACAGTAACCTTCCACAGGTGCGGCGTCAATCCCTTCCAGCACATCTTCCATTCCGAGCTGAGAAAGTGCTACAACACCACCGGGTTGCAGGAGTTCACCAACGATTCTATCCGGTTCTGAAAGGTCGCGctcgagaagaagaatcTTGCGTCCCGTGTTAGAGAGGGAATAAGCGAGGGCCGTGCCGATGACGCCTGCACCTATGATGATTATTTCGGGGGATGATATAGGAGGAGCCGTCGCAAGCATCTTCGCTGTACTTTTTCGGGAATTTTGATGAATGAATATGGATATAGAACGGAGaatggaaagaggagatgCATTTTGAACTCTTCATCTTTGGTTCGTCAAGGATCGCGTCGATCCCAGGCACGCATCAAAAACAACCATCTCAAACCGTCGAACGACTTTTGGCCTGCGACTTGCTCCGAATCACCCCTCCGTTCCCCAAACAGTTCCATGGATGCAGACATTTTCGGAAGGTTCGCATcggaagggaagaggacgaggacgCTTTCTGCTGCAGTTTTATTGCCTTCTGAAGAGGACGGAACAATGAGGCTTGTTTGCCTATGGTAAATAAAGCTTACTGCCTCAATCACTCGCCCTGCcaggtggtggtggtggggTTTTTTTTGGCACATGGCAGCCGAAAGCAAAAGAGGTATCAAAAGCCTTTTGCTACTGTGCTTGTCTTGAGACTTCCATTGCACAAATACATGGGGCTGCTCTCTAGCTGTATAGAGACCGTTTATGGTTAATGAGAAGAGTGAGCGCCGCACTACTACAAAAAGGAAGCTTTCATCATGGCAAATCTGGGCAGCGCCCTTCTGGCAGCGAACCGCAAAGCTGATATCCGTATTACAGCACATGATTTCTCCTACATAGTTAGCAGCTAGCAATCTATGCCCATTGAGAGACACCGTTCATGTTTGTATCACCTGATCCTCCGGTCCTTTTATGCTTATTATTCGCCCCTTTAAGGTTGTAAAAAAAGGTTTTCTTTTCCCAAGCCAGCATATGGTCACAGGGCAAAGATAACAATGCCACAGAACAGTCCGTGTGACAGCGGGAATTAGACGTGAGTAGTTCTCGCATAGTGATTGATCGTGCAAGAATGATGAGATGTCAGATGACGGGTGGGTCGATATGCTATGGCGAAATGGGGCATCCAAAAAAGATATCCGTTGCTGGGAGCCGGTTCTATAACAAAGATGATGTGGGAAGAGAAGCCGACACAGTGGCTTTCAAGGTGCATAACATGTTAACTATTCTGAATGGTCCTGATCCATTCATGACAAGTCAGAGATCTCAGTCTCAAAAGAATGGGTTCACGGCGGTCTTTCATGCAAGAGATAAAAATAGGATGTTATTGTAATTTTAAATTAATTATGTAAATGGCGGCAAACACCGCAACAGGCATGTTGTTGGAGCCCAGCCGACAGTTGTTGGGTTTGCTGAGGCTGTCATCATCATATGGTGACAATCGGCGTTTCTTTTTTCCGAGTTCTTCGGTCCTATGTATGCATTcaagaggaagaaatgCATAAGTCTGTACGAGAACTGATGTATCAAGGACTATGGACTAATTTCGCTACGTGATATTGCATCGACGTAGACACACTCCCAGAGTTTGTTCGGTTAAATGATCAGCATCGGATTTGTCGTTTATGGAACGTGATCTCGTGGGTCATTTTCTTCAATCAAGTCGTCAATCCTCCATTTTCTTCCATCACCCAACATTTACTCTTATATTTTTGTACCAGTCATCCTCCCTCAATCTGGAATAGGTCATTTAAACATCGGAAATGCCTCCCAAACAACCTCCAGAAAAGTCATCCTCGCCATCTATGAGCGGCGCGGAGCCCAGCAATAACGACAATGGCAACGCTGTCAAACCCCGCTCGATCTCCGTCTCTCGTAACTCTCCAAGCGTGACCGCCAGTGGTACACCTCCTGTGCCAAATATT belongs to Cryptococcus gattii WM276 chromosome I, complete sequence and includes:
- a CDS encoding squalene monooxygenase, putative (Similar to TIGR gene model, INSD accession AAW42785.1) — encoded protein: MLATAPPISSPEIIIIGAGVIGTALAYSLSNTGRKILLLERDLSEPDRIVGELLQPGGVVALSQLGMEDVLEGIDAAPVEGYCVVNGEEKVGVNYPRIDENGHCKLSDEKASGKNWHVASISGLKEGRSFHHGRLISALRRKCIHQAPNVTVVEATVKDLLFCEHTNQVIGVSASFKSGPGGKEPTIRKFYAPLTVIADGCFSKFRLHPALRTRIPDTRSHFVGLILQNCELPMKHYGTVCLTPNGPVLLYQIGNEKGEVRMLVDVKGKLPSVGDGSLKQHLIDNYLPHIPASLRSPLLNALSTQRLRSMPNSYLPPSIQGLPSNLQGAILVGDAYNMRHPLTGGGMTVAFNDAVLLTEYLKPGGKLRRKPWEEGLAPGREGLEDWGKIAERLREWFWERKNLSGVVNVLSMALYSLFGGSDKPDLAILREGCFKYFELGGECVAGPVGLLSALTPRPIKLFYHFFNVAFYSIYLLLIHGPPQRRTKGAAAAIVMFPLNLLLSFKVFYTACVVLLPFMLIEFRS